The following coding sequences lie in one Cloeon dipterum chromosome 1, ieCloDipt1.1, whole genome shotgun sequence genomic window:
- the Cka gene encoding striatin isoform X2 encodes MKVPDYYYLPGMEDNSSQNHNGQLDPSGGGNVSNKQNDDGSQRTQYSIPGILHFIQHEWAKFELERSQWEVERAELQARIAFLQGERKGQENVKSDLVRRIKMLEYALKQERAKFHKLKYGTELQQGDMKPPVFDDVVTDAKLEADAPFTSVSNISWRQGRQLLRQYLQEIGYADTILDVRSNRVRSLLGLNNNAECEENLNNSSPAVNGNESSNKRASETQGRRTPAKKTQSSSITEAMILDTEAAVMANFEFLSPDVDMDDDDDMSDDLEDQQDDETDDVKTAKRKNKCLMMNEGLADDVDAEAEEVLNELNLLTESEDAQNELRAPGGSPSMGFATSSRRPMGALGDDEGLDSSLGLGELAQLTVNNEAEAAYDIASSKEAYRKMWNAKYTLRSHFDGVRALAFHPTEPVLITASEDHTLKLWNLQKTVPAKKSASLDVEPLYTFRSHTGPVLCLTMSGTGEQCYSGGLDGLIQCWNLPSPNIDPYDSFDPSVLTGSLVGHTDAVWGLSIHNQRMQLLSCGADGLVCLWSPQNKVPLLSTFSSPDDGQPTSVDFVHNETNQMVTAYNSSHCVIYDLETGKPVTRLETSQAENISQDKQINRVVTHPTLPLTVTAHEDRHIRFFDNVSGKMVHSMVAHLDAVTSLAIDPNGLYLLSGSHDCSIRLWNLDNKTCVQEITAHRKKFDESIYDVAFHPSKPYIASAGADALAKVFV; translated from the exons TTCTGCATTTCATCCAACACGAGTGGGCAAAGTTCGAACTGGAAAGATCGCAATGGGAAGTGGAAAGAGCCGAGCTTCAG GCCAGAATAGCGTTCCTCCAGGGAGAAAGGAAGGGACAAGAAAATGTCAAAAGCGATCTCGTGAGGAGGATTAAAATGCTGGAATACGCCTTAAAACAAGAGAG GGCAAAATTCCACAAACTTAAATATGGAACAGAGTTGCAACAAGGAGACATGAAACCTCCTGTTTTTGATGATGTTGTGACTGATGCCAAGCTGGAAGCAGACGCACCATTCACATCTGTTAGCAACATCAGTTGGAGGCAGGGCCGCCAGTTACTTAGACA GTACCTTCAAGAAATTGGTTACGCCGATACAATCCTCGATGTCCGTTCAAACAGAGTGCGTTCACTCCTTGGCTTGAACAACAATGCTGAATGTGAAGAAAACTTGAACAATTCTTCCCCGGCAGTCAATGGCAATGAATCCTCAAACAAACGCGCCAGCGAAACCCAAGGCAGAAGAACCCCAGCTAAAAAGACGCAATCCTCATCAATCACCGAAGCTATGATTTTGGACACAGAAGCTGCTGTAATGGCCAATTTTGAGTTTCTTTCGCCTGATGTTGATatggatgatgatgatgacatGAGCGATGATCTGGAAGACCAGCAAGATGATGAAACAGATGATGTGAAAACGGCCAAGCGGAAGAACAAA tgCTTGATGATGAACGAGGGTCTTGCTGATGACGTAGACGCGGAGGCTGAGGAAGTTCTGAATGAGCTGAACTTGCTCACTGAATCTGAAGATGCACAAAATGAACTCCGTGCTCCAG GTGGTTCGCCAAGTATGGGTTTTGCTACGAGCTCAAGAAGGCCAATGGGCGCCTTGGGGGATGATGAGGGGCTGGACTCCTCACTGGGTCTGGGTGAATTGGCACAGCTTACAGTCAATAATGAAGCAGAAGCAGCTTATGAT ATTGCATCCAGTAAAGAAGCTTATCGTAAGATGTGGAACGCAAAGTACACACTGCGGAGCCACTTTGACGGAGTGCGCGCTCTTGCTTTCCACCCAACAGAGCCAGTCCTCATCACAGCTAGCGAGGACCACACGCTTAAACTGTGGAATCTGCAGAAAACCGTGCCTGCTAAGAAGTCAGCTTCCCTCGACGTGGAGCCTCTGTACACCTTTAGGTCACACACTGGTCCAGTCCTCTGCCTGACTATGAGTGGCACTGGCGAGCAGTGCTACAGTGGTGGGCTGGATGGACTGATCCAATGCTGGAATTTGCCCAGCCCCAACATCGACCCTTACGATTCATTTG ACCCCAGCGTACTCACTGGCAGCTTGGTTGGTCACACAGATGCAGTGTGGGGTCTCAGCATCCATAACCAACGCATGCAGCTCCTGTCATGTGGCGCTGATGGACTCGTCTGCCTCTGGTCCCCTCAAAACAAAGTTCCACTCCTATCTACTTTCTCTTCTCCAGATG ATGGACAGCCAACTTCTGTAGACTTCGTTCACAACGAGACCAATCAAATGGTTACAGCTTACAATTCGTCCCACTGTGTAATTTACGATTTGGAGACAGGAAAACCTGTCACCCGACTAGAAACCAGTCAG GCTGAAAACATTTCTCAAGATAAACAAATCAATCGAGTCGTGACGCATCCAACTTTGCCCCTCACCGTCACAGCTCACGAGGACCGCCACATCAGATTCTTCGACAACGTTTCTGGGAAAATGGTCCACTCAATGGTGGCCCACTTGGATGCTGTCACCAGTCTTGCTATAGATCCTAACGGTCTTTACCTTCTCTCAGGAA GCCATGACTGCAGTATAAGGCTGTGGAATTTGGACAATAAAACGTGTGTCCAAGAAATTACAGCTCACCGaaagaagtttgatgaaagtATCTATGACGTTGCCTTCCACCCTTCCAAGCCATACATCGCAAGTGCAGGAGCAGATGCATTGGCCAAGGTATTTGTGTGA
- the Cka gene encoding striatin isoform X1: MKVPDYYYLPGMEDNSSQNHNGQLDPSGGGNVSNKQNDDGSQRTQYSIPGILHFIQHEWAKFELERSQWEVERAELQARIAFLQGERKGQENVKSDLVRRIKMLEYALKQERAKFHKLKYGTELQQGDMKPPVFDDVVTDAKLEADAPFTSVSNISWRQGRQLLRQYLQEIGYADTILDVRSNRVRSLLGLNNNAECEENLNNSSPAVNGNESSNKRASETQGRRTPAKKTQSSSITEAMILDTEAAVMANFEFLSPDVDMDDDDDMSDDLEDQQDDETDDVKTAKRKNKCLMMNEGLADDVDAEAEEVLNELNLLTESEDAQNELRAPGGSPSMGFATSSRRPMGALGDDEGLDSSLGLGELAQLTVNNEAEAAYDQIASSKEAYRKMWNAKYTLRSHFDGVRALAFHPTEPVLITASEDHTLKLWNLQKTVPAKKSASLDVEPLYTFRSHTGPVLCLTMSGTGEQCYSGGLDGLIQCWNLPSPNIDPYDSFDPSVLTGSLVGHTDAVWGLSIHNQRMQLLSCGADGLVCLWSPQNKVPLLSTFSSPDDGQPTSVDFVHNETNQMVTAYNSSHCVIYDLETGKPVTRLETSQAENISQDKQINRVVTHPTLPLTVTAHEDRHIRFFDNVSGKMVHSMVAHLDAVTSLAIDPNGLYLLSGSHDCSIRLWNLDNKTCVQEITAHRKKFDESIYDVAFHPSKPYIASAGADALAKVFV, encoded by the exons TTCTGCATTTCATCCAACACGAGTGGGCAAAGTTCGAACTGGAAAGATCGCAATGGGAAGTGGAAAGAGCCGAGCTTCAG GCCAGAATAGCGTTCCTCCAGGGAGAAAGGAAGGGACAAGAAAATGTCAAAAGCGATCTCGTGAGGAGGATTAAAATGCTGGAATACGCCTTAAAACAAGAGAG GGCAAAATTCCACAAACTTAAATATGGAACAGAGTTGCAACAAGGAGACATGAAACCTCCTGTTTTTGATGATGTTGTGACTGATGCCAAGCTGGAAGCAGACGCACCATTCACATCTGTTAGCAACATCAGTTGGAGGCAGGGCCGCCAGTTACTTAGACA GTACCTTCAAGAAATTGGTTACGCCGATACAATCCTCGATGTCCGTTCAAACAGAGTGCGTTCACTCCTTGGCTTGAACAACAATGCTGAATGTGAAGAAAACTTGAACAATTCTTCCCCGGCAGTCAATGGCAATGAATCCTCAAACAAACGCGCCAGCGAAACCCAAGGCAGAAGAACCCCAGCTAAAAAGACGCAATCCTCATCAATCACCGAAGCTATGATTTTGGACACAGAAGCTGCTGTAATGGCCAATTTTGAGTTTCTTTCGCCTGATGTTGATatggatgatgatgatgacatGAGCGATGATCTGGAAGACCAGCAAGATGATGAAACAGATGATGTGAAAACGGCCAAGCGGAAGAACAAA tgCTTGATGATGAACGAGGGTCTTGCTGATGACGTAGACGCGGAGGCTGAGGAAGTTCTGAATGAGCTGAACTTGCTCACTGAATCTGAAGATGCACAAAATGAACTCCGTGCTCCAG GTGGTTCGCCAAGTATGGGTTTTGCTACGAGCTCAAGAAGGCCAATGGGCGCCTTGGGGGATGATGAGGGGCTGGACTCCTCACTGGGTCTGGGTGAATTGGCACAGCTTACAGTCAATAATGAAGCAGAAGCAGCTTATGAT CAGATTGCATCCAGTAAAGAAGCTTATCGTAAGATGTGGAACGCAAAGTACACACTGCGGAGCCACTTTGACGGAGTGCGCGCTCTTGCTTTCCACCCAACAGAGCCAGTCCTCATCACAGCTAGCGAGGACCACACGCTTAAACTGTGGAATCTGCAGAAAACCGTGCCTGCTAAGAAGTCAGCTTCCCTCGACGTGGAGCCTCTGTACACCTTTAGGTCACACACTGGTCCAGTCCTCTGCCTGACTATGAGTGGCACTGGCGAGCAGTGCTACAGTGGTGGGCTGGATGGACTGATCCAATGCTGGAATTTGCCCAGCCCCAACATCGACCCTTACGATTCATTTG ACCCCAGCGTACTCACTGGCAGCTTGGTTGGTCACACAGATGCAGTGTGGGGTCTCAGCATCCATAACCAACGCATGCAGCTCCTGTCATGTGGCGCTGATGGACTCGTCTGCCTCTGGTCCCCTCAAAACAAAGTTCCACTCCTATCTACTTTCTCTTCTCCAGATG ATGGACAGCCAACTTCTGTAGACTTCGTTCACAACGAGACCAATCAAATGGTTACAGCTTACAATTCGTCCCACTGTGTAATTTACGATTTGGAGACAGGAAAACCTGTCACCCGACTAGAAACCAGTCAG GCTGAAAACATTTCTCAAGATAAACAAATCAATCGAGTCGTGACGCATCCAACTTTGCCCCTCACCGTCACAGCTCACGAGGACCGCCACATCAGATTCTTCGACAACGTTTCTGGGAAAATGGTCCACTCAATGGTGGCCCACTTGGATGCTGTCACCAGTCTTGCTATAGATCCTAACGGTCTTTACCTTCTCTCAGGAA GCCATGACTGCAGTATAAGGCTGTGGAATTTGGACAATAAAACGTGTGTCCAAGAAATTACAGCTCACCGaaagaagtttgatgaaagtATCTATGACGTTGCCTTCCACCCTTCCAAGCCATACATCGCAAGTGCAGGAGCAGATGCATTGGCCAAGGTATTTGTGTGA